From Streptomyces sp. NBC_00370, a single genomic window includes:
- a CDS encoding non-ribosomal peptide synthetase, whose amino-acid sequence MADHQVEEWRRALAGLEPLELPADRRPADDGPGPSDRVLFDVPAVTAAALSATAHERGTELSTALLTVFQTLLARHTGRGDVPVVVRGDDALVRAVRGPAGDPQFEDALTQVATAVRARGGLPYAALADAADGALTGAPWFVWRTAGETSAALAPTAQLTLELAADGDALRGVLGYRTDLFDRATAERLADHFGVLARSAAEAPGTRLAALEMLTAAERIRILTEWNGPRSAFPDTSTVHRLVAERADRQPDAVALEHDGQLLTYRALDERANRLAHHLAERGVGPGALVAVCLDHGPDLVCALLGVLKSGAAYVPLDPSYPAERLRYMVGDSAAPVVVTQSAHAGLFAPGPELLLTDGGWPDGDTSAPAVEAGAGDLAYVIYTSGSTGRPKGVRVAHRGVVNYLHWCDRNYPAAPGAEIGSLLCSSAAFDLTVTALFLPLVQGLRLVIPNPGPGQTVFDAAVDLVATGARISFLKATPSHLELLVARLERDGLRHDIVTVVAGGEDLTPALTHRMLTNGTDATAVVNEYGPTEATVGNVVSRTVSVDPTADHVPMGRAIDNTEVFVVGAHGEVQPVGVPGELLIGGVNVALGYLGRPDLTAERFVPHPFSADPDARVYRTGDLVKWLPDGRLVYLGRIDDQVKLRGHRVELGEIENALLARPGVVAATVVVREDVPGDKRLVAYLVTADEPGPAAPELRRALARDLPEHMVPARYVTLERLPLTPNGKVDRKALPAPQGHRPELSVAFTAPGTPTQIAVAGIWAELLGVDPVGADDDFFELGGHSLLAARVASRLRRDLGVDVSHRTLFEAPTPALLAAAVDALDPGTVTAMGRADRSAGPLPLSFAQQRLWFLDQLEPGRAEYIVPAGLRVTGRFAPDVFGAALTALVARHEILRTRFVADAAGRPAQIVEAPRDVAVEVRDARDLGGEAALGILREAAGAPFDLAAGPLLRAVAVRVADEEWLLLIALHHIVSDGWSEGILARELRELYGAAVAGREAGLVPLEFQYADFAAWQRTALEGPALDGQAAYWRDRLAGLQPLELPADHRRPAERSGRGDAVAFTVPAGVVDAARRTAAGQGATLFMSLLAVFQLLMAEYSGQEDIAVGSPVAGRGRAETEELIGFFVNTLVMRTDLSGDPSFGELLDRVRDTALGAYDHQELPFERLVEELAPERDLSRTPLFQTMFVLQNTPDGNAWGLPGLGVEPFAVRAEEAKFDLTLFLTERPDGSLDGNLVFAVDLFDHATAARLAGHFTTLLEAAVSDRQKRLSELEVLTGAERRLVLTEWSGTASLARDADTTAHRLVEERAAQLPTAAAVLSETGELTYRELNERANRLARHLRSLGAGAGRVVAVCLERGPDQITALLAALKAGAAYLPLDPELPSDRLAFMIEDSAAAHVVTDAAHTARLPRTPHRFLTDQDWPGIEELATDDLEPAAAPHDLAYLIYTSGSTGRPKGVQIEHHSLVNLIHWTVESFGAAPGRRVAHLAGIGFDAAAWELWPALAAGATVCVPEDTVRRTPELLRSWLAERQVTGTFLSTPMLEALAALDWSEPTSLAYVLTGGDALRLPAGLLLPFRVVNNYGPTESTVVTTSAEVVPGVPVPPIGRPVRNTVVHVVDRHDRPVPIGVPGELLVGGAGLARGYQGLPQQTAERFVTLDIDGTPRRVYRTGDRVRWLSDGQLEFLGRLDDQVKLRGHRIEPGEIASVLLAGPDVTATAVVLREDVPGDRRLVAYVVPDGRPPTAEELRVRLRRELPDYMVPSAFVTLDRLPLTPNGKVDRRALPAPEPRSAEAGVAPRTPAEHAVAAAWSQVLGTDVTRVGDNFFELGGHSLLATQVTSRLRAALGVEVPVRALFAAPTVAALAAVVAELDVDDAGRIAPVARTGAPLPLSSAQQRLWFLDQLEPGRAEYVVPFALHVRGVLDASALDTALTAMVARHEILRTRFVTDDGEPGQFIDAPAPVGASVHDLRHIADPAERHAAARRFAEDEAGRPFDLATGPLLRAHLVRLAHDEAFVLVTVHHIVADGWSEGVMARELREGYRAAVAGVAPTGLPELPLQYADFSVWQRERLAGDLLEEQLAYWRERLAGVEPLELPSDHRRPAGPPQGGATVPFEVPAEVAARLRAAATANDASLYMVLLAAFQVLLAKYSMQDDITVGSPIAGRNRAETEDLIGFFVNTLAMRTDLSGDPAFTELVARVKDAALGAYDHQDLPFERLVEELAPDRDPSRNPLFQTVFALQNTPDGHTWSLPGLDVEPFAVTLPDAKFDLTLIMSEGPAGSLRGTLEYRTDLFERDTVDRLAGHLGTLLDAVAGDPGARLSQLSVLTPAERRQTLVEWNDTTAAYPDTATLHGLFEERAARQPDTVAVESPQVTLTYGELNARANRIAHHLRTRYGVRPDMPVAVCLGRGADLVTAELAVLKAGAPYVPLDPEYPVERLAFMVRDTGTPVVLTHAAHADRIPSGVPLLLLDECDAEGGPLDGEPVTNPEPAATAHNLAYLIYTSGSTGRPKGVQVEHHSLVNLVHWTAGQYGLDPGQRIALLAGIAFDAAAWELWLGLVRGATCCVTTERVRLTPHLLRDWLGEQAIHATFLSTPMLESLSALDWDEDSTLDYVLTGGDRLRMPPRARLPFRVVNNYGPTETTVIATSTVCVPGDTVPPIGRPIGNTRCFVVDQHGTPQPVGVPGELLVGGVQVARGYLGRPELTDERFVTFDDEEVGGRVYRTGDLVRWQPDGQIEFLRRIDHQVKIRGNRIELGEVEANLITHPGVGEVAVIVREDVPGDKRLVAYLVPAGPEAPSITELHAHLGRYLPDYMVPAAFMALERLPLTANGKVDRAALPVPDGSRPDLGTSYTAPRNTVERHITAVWSELLGIERVGVHDNFFQLGGHSLLATQVASRLRKALRVDVPVRSVFDHPTPAELAQNVADLMMAAINAQFAPAG is encoded by the coding sequence GTGGCTGATCACCAGGTTGAGGAGTGGCGGCGCGCGCTGGCGGGTCTTGAGCCGCTGGAGCTGCCGGCGGACCGGCGCCCGGCCGACGACGGACCGGGTCCCTCGGACCGGGTCCTCTTCGACGTGCCCGCCGTGACGGCCGCGGCGCTGTCCGCGACGGCGCACGAGCGCGGGACGGAGCTTTCGACGGCCCTGCTGACGGTGTTTCAGACACTGCTCGCACGGCACACCGGCCGGGGCGACGTCCCGGTGGTGGTGCGGGGCGACGACGCGCTGGTGCGGGCCGTACGCGGTCCGGCGGGCGACCCGCAGTTCGAGGACGCGCTGACGCAGGTCGCGACGGCCGTACGGGCGCGCGGCGGCCTGCCGTACGCGGCGCTCGCCGACGCGGCCGACGGCGCGCTGACCGGTGCCCCGTGGTTCGTGTGGCGTACGGCGGGTGAGACGTCGGCGGCGCTCGCGCCCACGGCGCAGCTCACCCTGGAGCTGGCCGCCGACGGCGACGCGCTGCGCGGTGTGCTGGGCTACCGCACCGACCTGTTCGACCGCGCCACGGCCGAGCGTCTGGCGGACCACTTCGGTGTCCTCGCCAGGTCCGCCGCCGAAGCGCCGGGGACGCGGCTGGCCGCGCTGGAGATGCTGACGGCGGCCGAGCGGATCCGGATCCTCACCGAGTGGAACGGCCCCCGGTCCGCCTTCCCCGACACGTCGACCGTCCACCGGCTGGTGGCGGAGCGGGCCGACCGGCAGCCGGACGCGGTCGCCCTGGAGCACGACGGGCAGCTGCTGACGTACCGGGCGCTGGACGAGCGGGCGAACCGGCTCGCGCACCACCTCGCCGAGCGGGGCGTCGGACCCGGCGCCCTGGTCGCCGTGTGCCTGGACCACGGCCCTGATCTGGTGTGCGCCCTGCTCGGGGTGCTCAAGTCCGGCGCCGCGTATGTGCCGTTGGACCCGTCGTACCCGGCCGAGCGGCTGCGTTACATGGTCGGCGACAGTGCGGCGCCCGTGGTGGTCACGCAGTCCGCGCACGCCGGCCTCTTCGCGCCCGGTCCTGAACTGCTGCTCACCGACGGCGGCTGGCCGGACGGCGACACCTCGGCCCCGGCGGTCGAGGCGGGCGCCGGCGACCTGGCGTACGTCATCTACACCTCCGGCTCGACGGGCCGCCCCAAGGGCGTGCGGGTGGCGCACCGGGGCGTCGTCAACTACCTGCACTGGTGCGACCGCAACTACCCGGCGGCGCCCGGCGCCGAGATCGGCTCGCTGCTCTGCTCGTCGGCCGCGTTCGACCTGACGGTCACGGCGCTGTTCCTGCCGCTGGTGCAGGGGCTGCGCCTGGTGATACCGAACCCGGGTCCCGGGCAAACGGTGTTCGACGCCGCCGTGGATCTCGTGGCGACCGGTGCGCGGATCAGCTTCCTCAAGGCGACGCCGTCACATCTTGAGCTGCTGGTCGCCCGGTTGGAGCGGGACGGGCTGCGGCACGACATCGTGACGGTGGTGGCGGGCGGCGAGGACCTGACACCGGCGCTGACCCACCGGATGCTGACCAACGGCACGGACGCCACGGCCGTCGTCAACGAGTACGGGCCGACCGAGGCGACCGTGGGCAACGTCGTCAGCCGTACGGTGTCGGTGGACCCCACGGCCGACCATGTGCCGATGGGCCGCGCGATCGACAACACCGAGGTGTTCGTGGTCGGCGCGCACGGCGAGGTCCAGCCGGTTGGCGTGCCGGGCGAGTTGCTGATCGGCGGCGTGAACGTGGCCCTCGGCTATCTGGGCCGGCCCGACCTGACGGCTGAGCGGTTCGTGCCGCACCCGTTCTCCGCGGACCCGGACGCCCGGGTGTACCGCACCGGGGACCTGGTCAAGTGGCTGCCGGACGGCCGCCTCGTCTACCTCGGCCGGATCGACGACCAGGTCAAGCTGCGCGGTCACCGGGTGGAGCTCGGCGAGATCGAGAACGCCCTGCTCGCCCGGCCCGGCGTGGTGGCGGCGACCGTCGTGGTCCGCGAGGACGTCCCCGGCGACAAGCGCCTGGTGGCCTATCTGGTGACGGCGGACGAACCCGGTCCTGCGGCGCCCGAGCTGCGCCGGGCCCTGGCGCGGGACCTGCCTGAGCACATGGTGCCCGCCCGCTACGTGACGCTGGAGCGGCTTCCGCTGACACCGAACGGCAAGGTCGACCGCAAGGCGCTGCCCGCACCGCAGGGCCACCGGCCCGAGCTGTCCGTGGCGTTCACGGCGCCGGGCACACCGACGCAGATCGCGGTCGCCGGTATCTGGGCCGAGTTGCTGGGTGTGGACCCGGTGGGCGCCGACGACGACTTCTTCGAGCTGGGCGGGCACTCCCTGCTGGCCGCCCGGGTCGCTTCCCGGCTGCGCCGGGACCTGGGGGTGGACGTGTCCCACCGCACCCTGTTCGAGGCACCGACCCCCGCGCTGCTGGCCGCCGCCGTCGACGCGCTCGACCCGGGCACGGTGACGGCGATGGGGCGCGCCGACCGGTCGGCGGGGCCGCTGCCGCTGTCGTTCGCCCAGCAACGGCTCTGGTTCCTGGACCAGTTGGAGCCGGGACGGGCGGAGTACATCGTCCCGGCCGGGCTGCGGGTCACCGGGCGCTTCGCCCCTGACGTGTTCGGCGCCGCGCTGACGGCGCTGGTGGCCCGGCACGAGATCCTGCGGACCCGGTTCGTGGCGGACGCCGCGGGCCGGCCCGCGCAGATCGTCGAGGCGCCGCGCGACGTGGCTGTCGAGGTGCGCGACGCACGGGACCTCGGCGGCGAAGCGGCGCTCGGCATCCTGCGCGAGGCGGCGGGAGCGCCGTTCGACCTGGCTGCGGGACCGCTGCTGCGGGCGGTTGCGGTGCGTGTCGCCGACGAGGAGTGGCTGCTGCTGATCGCACTGCACCACATCGTCTCCGACGGCTGGTCGGAGGGCATCCTCGCCCGTGAGCTGCGGGAACTGTACGGCGCCGCGGTGGCGGGACGCGAAGCCGGTCTTGTACCGCTGGAGTTCCAGTACGCGGACTTCGCCGCCTGGCAGCGTACGGCCCTGGAGGGGCCCGCGCTGGACGGTCAGGCGGCGTACTGGCGCGACCGGCTCGCCGGCCTCCAGCCGCTGGAGCTGCCCGCCGACCACCGCCGGCCGGCGGAGCGGTCGGGGCGCGGAGACGCGGTCGCCTTCACCGTGCCCGCCGGCGTGGTCGACGCCGCCCGGCGGACCGCCGCGGGGCAGGGCGCCACCCTGTTCATGTCCCTGCTGGCGGTGTTCCAGCTGCTCATGGCGGAGTACAGCGGGCAGGAGGACATCGCGGTCGGCAGCCCGGTCGCGGGCCGCGGCCGGGCCGAGACGGAGGAGCTGATCGGCTTCTTCGTCAACACGCTCGTGATGCGCACGGACCTGTCGGGCGATCCGAGCTTCGGTGAGCTGCTCGACCGGGTCAGGGACACCGCGCTCGGCGCCTACGACCACCAGGAGCTGCCGTTCGAGCGGCTGGTGGAGGAGCTGGCGCCGGAGCGGGACCTGTCGCGCACACCGCTGTTCCAGACCATGTTCGTGCTCCAGAACACCCCGGACGGGAACGCGTGGGGGCTGCCGGGTCTTGGCGTCGAGCCGTTCGCTGTGCGGGCGGAGGAGGCCAAGTTCGACCTGACGCTGTTCCTGACGGAGCGGCCCGACGGTTCGCTCGACGGGAACCTCGTGTTCGCCGTGGACCTGTTCGACCACGCGACGGCGGCGCGGCTGGCCGGTCACTTCACCACGCTGCTCGAAGCGGCGGTGTCTGACCGGCAAAAGCGGCTGTCGGAGCTGGAGGTGCTGACCGGCGCCGAGCGCCGGCTCGTACTGACCGAGTGGTCCGGGACCGCGTCCCTCGCCCGGGACGCCGACACGACGGCGCACCGGCTCGTCGAGGAGCGTGCCGCGCAACTGCCGACTGCGGCAGCGGTGTTGTCGGAGACCGGGGAGCTGACCTACCGGGAGCTGAACGAGCGTGCCAACCGGCTCGCCCGGCACCTGCGGTCGCTCGGCGCCGGAGCTGGCCGGGTGGTCGCGGTCTGCCTGGAGCGCGGGCCCGACCAGATCACCGCGCTGCTCGCGGCGCTGAAGGCCGGGGCCGCCTATCTGCCACTGGACCCGGAGCTTCCGTCCGACCGGCTCGCCTTCATGATCGAGGACTCGGCCGCAGCCCATGTGGTGACCGACGCGGCGCACACGGCGCGGCTGCCCCGTACACCCCACCGCTTCCTCACCGACCAGGACTGGCCGGGGATCGAGGAGCTGGCGACGGACGACCTCGAACCCGCCGCCGCCCCGCACGACCTGGCCTATCTGATCTACACCAGCGGCTCGACCGGCCGCCCCAAGGGCGTACAGATCGAGCACCACAGCCTGGTCAACCTGATCCACTGGACGGTGGAGAGCTTCGGCGCCGCGCCGGGCCGCCGGGTCGCGCATCTCGCCGGTATCGGCTTCGACGCCGCGGCGTGGGAGCTGTGGCCCGCGCTGGCCGCCGGCGCCACCGTCTGCGTCCCCGAGGACACGGTGCGGCGCACACCGGAGTTGCTGCGGAGCTGGCTGGCCGAGCGGCAGGTGACCGGTACGTTCCTCTCCACGCCCATGCTGGAGGCGCTGGCCGCGCTGGACTGGTCGGAGCCGACCTCGCTGGCGTACGTCCTCACCGGCGGTGACGCGCTGCGCCTGCCGGCCGGGCTGCTGCTGCCGTTCCGCGTCGTCAACAACTACGGTCCGACCGAGTCGACGGTGGTCACGACGTCCGCCGAGGTGGTGCCGGGGGTGCCGGTGCCGCCGATCGGCCGGCCGGTACGCAACACAGTCGTCCATGTCGTCGACCGGCACGACCGGCCGGTGCCGATCGGTGTCCCTGGCGAACTCCTCGTCGGCGGCGCCGGGTTGGCGCGCGGCTACCAGGGGCTGCCGCAGCAGACAGCGGAGCGGTTCGTCACCCTGGACATCGACGGCACCCCCCGGCGGGTCTACCGCACCGGGGACCGGGTGCGGTGGCTGTCCGACGGGCAGCTGGAGTTCTTGGGACGCCTCGACGACCAGGTGAAGTTGCGCGGCCACCGCATCGAACCGGGCGAGATCGCTTCGGTACTGCTGGCAGGTCCCGATGTCACGGCCACGGCCGTCGTCCTGCGCGAGGACGTCCCGGGCGACAGGCGCCTGGTGGCGTACGTCGTGCCGGACGGCCGGCCGCCGACCGCCGAGGAACTGCGCGTGAGGCTGCGGCGCGAACTGCCCGACTACATGGTGCCGTCCGCGTTCGTGACGCTGGACCGGCTGCCGCTCACCCCGAACGGCAAGGTGGACCGGCGCGCGCTGCCCGCGCCCGAGCCCCGCTCGGCCGAGGCCGGCGTCGCGCCGCGCACACCGGCCGAGCACGCGGTGGCGGCGGCCTGGTCGCAGGTGCTGGGGACGGACGTCACCCGGGTCGGCGACAACTTCTTCGAGCTGGGCGGCCATTCACTGCTGGCCACCCAGGTCACCTCGCGGCTGCGGGCAGCACTCGGCGTGGAGGTGCCGGTACGCGCCCTGTTCGCGGCGCCGACCGTCGCCGCGCTCGCGGCCGTCGTGGCCGAGCTGGACGTGGACGACGCGGGGCGGATCGCGCCCGTCGCCAGGACAGGCGCCCCGCTGCCGCTGAGCTCCGCCCAGCAGCGGCTGTGGTTCCTGGATCAACTGGAGCCCGGACGCGCCGAGTACGTCGTACCGTTCGCGCTGCACGTCCGTGGCGTACTGGACGCCTCCGCGCTGGACACGGCGCTCACGGCGATGGTGGCGCGGCACGAGATCCTGCGGACCCGGTTCGTCACCGACGACGGCGAGCCGGGGCAGTTCATCGACGCGCCGGCGCCGGTGGGAGCGAGCGTCCACGACCTGCGGCACATCGCCGATCCGGCCGAACGGCACGCGGCGGCACGGCGGTTCGCCGAGGACGAGGCGGGTCGCCCGTTCGACCTGGCGACGGGTCCGCTGCTCCGCGCCCATCTGGTACGGCTCGCCCACGACGAGGCGTTCGTCCTGGTGACGGTGCATCACATTGTCGCCGACGGCTGGTCGGAGGGAGTCATGGCGCGCGAGCTGCGCGAGGGCTACCGGGCGGCTGTCGCCGGGGTCGCACCGACCGGACTGCCCGAACTGCCGCTGCAGTACGCGGACTTCTCCGTATGGCAGCGGGAGCGGCTGGCCGGTGACCTGCTGGAGGAGCAACTGGCGTACTGGCGGGAGCGGCTGGCCGGGGTGGAGCCGCTGGAGCTGCCGAGTGACCACCGCCGCCCGGCGGGACCGCCCCAGGGCGGGGCCACTGTGCCGTTCGAGGTGCCGGCCGAGGTCGCCGCGCGACTGCGGGCGGCGGCGACGGCGAACGACGCGAGCCTGTACATGGTGCTGCTGGCCGCGTTCCAGGTGCTGTTGGCGAAGTACAGCATGCAGGACGACATCACGGTCGGCAGCCCGATCGCCGGCCGCAACCGCGCCGAGACCGAGGATCTGATCGGCTTCTTCGTCAACACCCTCGCGATGCGCACCGACCTGTCCGGCGACCCTGCCTTCACCGAGCTGGTCGCCCGGGTCAAGGACGCCGCGCTCGGCGCCTACGACCACCAGGATCTGCCCTTCGAGCGGCTGGTGGAGGAGCTGGCGCCCGACCGCGACCCGTCGCGCAACCCGCTGTTCCAGACCGTGTTCGCCCTGCAGAACACCCCGGACGGCCACACGTGGAGTCTGCCGGGCCTCGATGTGGAGCCGTTCGCGGTGACGCTGCCCGACGCCAAGTTCGACCTGACGCTGATCATGTCCGAAGGTCCGGCCGGCAGCCTGCGCGGGACCCTGGAGTACCGCACCGACCTCTTCGAGCGGGACACCGTCGACCGGCTGGCCGGCCACCTCGGCACACTGCTGGACGCGGTCGCCGGCGACCCCGGTGCCCGGCTGTCGCAGCTGTCCGTGCTCACCCCCGCCGAGCGGCGGCAGACACTCGTCGAGTGGAACGACACCACAGCGGCCTACCCGGACACCGCCACCCTGCACGGCCTCTTCGAGGAGCGGGCGGCCCGGCAGCCGGACACCGTGGCCGTCGAATCACCGCAGGTCACCCTGACGTACGGCGAGCTGAACGCGCGCGCCAACCGGATCGCCCACCATCTGCGCACCCGCTACGGGGTGCGGCCCGACATGCCGGTCGCGGTGTGTCTGGGCCGTGGGGCCGACCTGGTGACGGCGGAGCTCGCCGTGCTGAAGGCGGGGGCGCCGTACGTACCGCTGGACCCGGAGTACCCCGTCGAGCGGCTGGCGTTCATGGTGCGGGACACCGGGACCCCGGTCGTCCTCACCCACGCGGCGCACGCGGACCGGATCCCGTCCGGTGTCCCCCTGTTGCTGCTCGACGAGTGCGACGCCGAAGGGGGCCCACTGGACGGCGAGCCGGTCACGAACCCCGAACCGGCCGCCACCGCCCACAACTTGGCCTATCTCATCTACACCAGCGGCTCCACCGGCCGGCCCAAGGGTGTCCAGGTCGAGCACCACAGCCTGGTCAACCTGGTCCACTGGACGGCGGGACAGTACGGTCTCGACCCCGGGCAGCGGATCGCGCTGCTGGCGGGGATCGCGTTCGACGCCGCGGCGTGGGAGCTGTGGCTCGGCCTGGTCCGGGGCGCGACCTGCTGCGTCACCACCGAGCGGGTCCGGCTCACCCCGCACCTGCTGCGGGACTGGCTGGGCGAACAGGCCATCCACGCCACGTTCCTGTCCACGCCGATGCTGGAGTCGCTGTCGGCGCTCGACTGGGACGAGGACAGCACCCTCGACTACGTACTGACCGGCGGCGACCGGCTGCGGATGCCGCCGCGTGCCCGGCTGCCGTTCCGCGTGGTCAACAACTACGGCCCGACGGAGACCACGGTCATCGCCACCTCGACCGTGTGCGTCCCCGGGGACACCGTCCCGCCGATCGGCCGGCCGATCGGCAACACCCGGTGCTTCGTGGTGGACCAGCACGGCACACCGCAGCCGGTCGGTGTTCCCGGTGAACTCCTCGTCGGCGGCGTGCAGGTGGCGCGCGGCTACCTGGGGCGCCCCGAGCTGACCGATGAGCGGTTCGTCACGTTCGACGACGAGGAGGTGGGCGGCCGGGTCTACCGCACCGGCGACCTGGTCAGGTGGCAGCCGGACGGGCAGATCGAGTTCCTGCGCAGGATCGACCACCAGGTCAAGATCCGCGGCAACCGCATCGAACTGGGCGAGGTCGAGGCCAACTTGATCACCCATCCCGGTGTCGGCGAGGTCGCCGTGATCGTCCGCGAGGACGTCCCGGGCGACAAGCGGCTGGTGGCCTATCTGGTGCCGGCCGGACCGGAAGCCCCGAGCATCACGGAACTGCACGCGCACCTCGGGCGCTATCTGCCCGACTACATGGTCCCGGCGGCGTTCATGGCGCTGGAGCGGCTGCCGCTGACCGCGAACGGAAAGGTGGACCGGGCGGCGCTGCCGGTCCCCGACGGCAGCCGGCCGGACCTGGGGACGTCGTACACGGCGCCGCGCAACACCGTGGAGCGGCACATCACAGCCGTCTGGTCGGAGCTGCTGGGCATCGAACGCGTCGGCGTCCACGACAACTTCTTCCAGCTGGGCGGGCATTCGCTGCTCGCCACCCAGGTCGCCTCACGGCTGCGGAAGGCGTTGCGGGTCGACGTACCCGTACGGTCGGTGTTCGACCACCCGACACCCGCCGAACTGGCACAGAACGTGGCGGATTTGATGATGGCGGCGATCAACGCGCAGTTCGCACCGGCCGGATGA
- a CDS encoding cobalamin B12-binding domain-containing protein, with amino-acid sequence MYQRHQPPESPPHAVLSTIPSDAHTWNLLFLQLTLEEQGWEVTNLGACVPVDTLVTESAARPPGLIVVSTVNGHGAEEAPALARAVRAEPALARVPLVIGGKLDTEGSVDPDAHPALTEAGFDAVLTGPNAVPRMLALLDSLSQRGHGRAYADAVG; translated from the coding sequence GTGTACCAGCGTCACCAGCCCCCGGAGAGCCCGCCCCACGCGGTCCTGAGCACCATTCCCTCGGACGCGCACACCTGGAACCTGCTGTTCCTCCAACTCACCCTGGAGGAACAGGGATGGGAGGTCACCAACCTCGGCGCCTGCGTCCCGGTCGACACCCTGGTCACCGAGTCCGCCGCACGGCCCCCCGGCCTCATCGTCGTGAGCACCGTCAACGGGCACGGCGCCGAGGAGGCCCCGGCCCTCGCCCGCGCGGTGCGTGCCGAGCCCGCCCTGGCCCGGGTACCGCTCGTCATCGGCGGCAAGCTCGACACCGAGGGGTCCGTCGACCCCGACGCCCATCCCGCGCTCACCGAGGCCGGCTTCGACGCGGTCCTGACCGGGCCGAACGCCGTACCGCGCATGCTCGCCCTGCTCGACTCCCTGTCCCAGCGCGGGCACGGAAGGGCCTACGCCGATGCCGTCGGCTGA
- a CDS encoding methylaspartate mutase codes for MPSADPAPGSAGPLTDPLPGGAFHRFMAEAAHNGTLVVQPRMGFADPARMRAGLLATRGAAATTVGTLTLDSFTRVGDYAAAARAAAQGHQLNGYPLVSMPVATTTGMLDGVRGEDFPVQVRHGSAQPGRIVEALVEAGLDATEGGPVSYCLPYGRIPLATSVQAWGETCRRLAELRATGVEPHLESFGGCMLGQLCPPSLLVAISVLEGMFFRQHGLRSISLSYAQQTSAAQDAEAVHALRALAADHLPDTSWHVVVYAYMGVYPETRSGALALVADAARLAVRTGAARLIVKTAAESARIPSIAENVTALETATTAGRSERRTAPPSSTGIEEEARALVEAVLGLHDDLGQALIRAFARGYLDVPFCLHPDNAGRTRSVISEQGRLEWSRTGSLPLGPTATAHSTHPLTSSGLMYALHHVKTRYDASADPLARAS; via the coding sequence ATGCCGTCGGCTGACCCCGCCCCCGGCAGCGCGGGGCCGCTCACCGACCCGCTCCCCGGTGGCGCCTTCCACCGCTTCATGGCCGAAGCGGCGCACAACGGCACACTCGTCGTCCAGCCCCGCATGGGGTTCGCCGACCCCGCCAGGATGCGCGCGGGACTGCTCGCCACCCGTGGCGCGGCCGCCACCACCGTCGGCACCCTCACCCTCGACAGCTTCACCCGCGTCGGTGACTACGCTGCCGCCGCCCGCGCCGCCGCCCAGGGCCACCAGCTCAACGGTTACCCGCTCGTGAGCATGCCCGTCGCCACCACCACCGGGATGCTCGACGGCGTCCGCGGCGAGGACTTCCCCGTCCAGGTGCGGCACGGTTCGGCGCAGCCCGGCCGGATCGTCGAGGCACTGGTCGAGGCCGGGCTCGACGCCACCGAGGGCGGCCCCGTCTCGTACTGCCTGCCCTACGGCCGCATCCCGCTGGCCACCTCCGTGCAGGCGTGGGGCGAGACGTGCCGCAGGCTCGCCGAACTCCGGGCGACCGGCGTCGAACCGCACCTGGAGAGCTTCGGCGGCTGCATGCTGGGCCAGCTCTGCCCGCCCTCGCTGCTCGTCGCCATCTCCGTACTGGAAGGCATGTTCTTCCGGCAGCACGGCCTGCGCAGCATCTCGCTGAGCTACGCCCAGCAGACCAGCGCCGCGCAGGACGCGGAAGCCGTCCACGCGCTGCGCGCCCTGGCCGCCGACCACCTCCCCGACACCTCCTGGCACGTGGTCGTCTACGCCTACATGGGCGTCTATCCGGAGACCAGGTCCGGTGCGCTGGCCCTCGTCGCCGACGCGGCCCGGCTCGCGGTACGGACCGGAGCCGCACGCCTCATCGTCAAGACGGCCGCCGAGTCCGCCCGCATTCCGTCGATCGCCGAGAACGTCACGGCGCTGGAGACCGCCACGACCGCCGGACGGTCCGAGCGGCGCACCGCACCACCGTCGTCCACCGGCATCGAGGAGGAGGCCCGTGCCCTCGTGGAGGCCGTACTCGGCCTGCACGACGACCTGGGACAGGCCCTGATCCGGGCCTTCGCCCGTGGCTACCTCGACGTCCCCTTCTGCCTGCACCCCGACAACGCGGGCCGCACCCGCAGCGTCATCTCCGAGCAGGGCCGGCTGGAGTGGTCCCGTACCGGGTCGCTGCCGCTCGGCCCCACCGCCACCGCGCACAGCACCCACCCCCTGACCTCCTCGGGGCTGATGTACGCGCTGCATCACGTCAAGACCCGCTACGACGCGTCCGCCGACCCGCTCGCCCGAGCGAGCTGA